The genome window TTATTTTTGCGGCAACAGGAAACCCTGTTCCTCAAGGTAGTTGATGATGATGCGGGCATTGTCTTCGGGAGTGGAGCCGAAACCTTTAAGGGTGATCTCAGGATCGATCGGCGGCTCGTAGGGATCGTCCACACCAGTGAAGCCCATGGGTTTGCCATCCTGCATGGCCTGACGTGCTTTTGCATAGAGACCCTTCACGTCGCGTTCCTCACAGACCTCGACGGGGGTGTCCATATACACTTCGATGAAGTTTTCGCCGACCATCTTGCGGGCTTCGGCACGTGTGGCGCGATAGGGGCTGATTGCCGCACAAACAACGGCACCGCCTGCATGGGTGATCTCGCCGGCGACAAAACCGATGCGCAGGATGTTTGTATCGCGGTCTTCCTTGCTAAAGCCGAGTCCCTTTGAAAGATGCGTGCGGACAACATCCCCATCGAGGACAGCGGTTTCGCGTCCGCGCTCGAGGAGCAGCGTGGTAAGCACCTGCGTGGTGGCTGACTTGCCGGAACCGCTCAAACCGGTGAACCAGATTCCAAATCCCTGCTTGTGGCGCGGGGGATACATCTCACGCAAAATTTCCGCAGTCTCAGGGCGGGTGAACCATTCCGGAAGCAGTTTGCCTTTCGTAAGATATTCATCGCGGACCTGGGTGCCGGAGATATTCGCAACGTTGGCGCCCTTGGGCACATCCTTTTCTTCGACATACCGATCTTCGTCGGGAAGATAGACCAGCGTTTCAAACGGAATCATCTTGACGCCGAGTTCGGCCTCGTACTGTTTCATGATCTCCTGCGCCTCATACGGACCGTAGAACGGCTTGCCCGTGGAATCATTTCCCGGCCCGGCATGATCGCGTCCGACCACGAAGTGGTTTGCACCGTGGTTGCGGCGGATGATGGCGTGCAGCAGGGCCTCCTTGGGTCCTGCCATGCGCATGGCGAGCGGGAGCAGGCTGAGCATGGTGTTTTTCTTGTCGTAATAATTATCCACCAATGCCTTATACGTGCGGACGCGGGTGTAATGGTCCACATCACCGGGCTTGGTCATGCCGACCACAGGATGAATGATGAGCGAGCCATGTACCTGTGCGGCGGCGCGCTTAGTCAGCTCTTCGTGAATACGGTGCAGGGGATTGCGCGTCTGGAAGGCGACGACATTATCATGCCCCATCTTCTCAAGCATCGCGCGAACCTGTGCGGGAGTGTGGCGCAAATTCACAAAGTCATAATACTTGGGAAGATTGACCACCTGCATGGGTCCGGAAATGCAGACCTTGCCCCAGCGTTCGATTTCGGAAACCATCGGGTGCTTGGAGTCGGTTGAGCCGTAGGCAAGCGCAGCCTCCGTGCCGGCATCCCAATGATAAATCTCCTGGAGGGTCATCACTGCGATCAGGTCAAAGTTTGCGCTGCGCAGAGCCAGTTCCTCGCCAACGGTCGGCAGTTCAGCGGGATCAGCCGTGAGTGTGATGGGAAGCGGAAAGAGCGTTCCATCTGCAAGCCGCATTTCCTTCAATACGCGGTCATAGTCGGCTTTTCCCATGAAGGTCGCCAGCGGGGAAAAACCGCCGCTGGCGATCAACTCAAGGTCACACAGGTTGCGCATGGTGATCTTTATCGAGGGAAGCTGCCCGGCACGGGCAAGCAATTCCTCACGTTCCCTGCCTTCCAGGAGCAAGTTCACCAGTTTTCCACCGTAGGGGGGGATCAATTTTGCTTTTGCCATTATTACTCCATTGTATTTAAGAGACTTCGGAAGTCTTTGATTTTCAACAGACGCCATTATACTCCAAAATTCATCCGCTGAATTTTGAAAGGGCAAGTATAATCCCAAAGCTATGAACACGAAGTTTTTGAAAAATGCACTCTTTACCCTGCTCGTTTTTGGGTACATTTATTACTGTTATCGCTACATCGGTGCAACAAGTTTTGTGATCGATGGCCAAACCTATTACGTCCTTTTCGACGACGCCATGATCTCCATGCGCTATGCCTACAACCTTGCACACGGGCTGGGTGCCGTGTGGAATGCAGGCGAACGCGTAGAGGGATTCACCAATCCGCTTTGGGTGGGGATCATGTCAATCGTGCATTTCTTCCCGATTGGATTAAACGAGACGGGACTCTACATCCAGATCCTCGGCGCTTCGCTCCTGATCTTGAACCTGTTTTTCGTACGGAAGATCATCGAACATTTTACCGATGACCCGCTCGCGATGCTTTCTGCTGTTGCATTGACCGCATTCTACGCTCCGCTCAACTCGTTCGGCTTGCTCGGCATGGAGGTGAGTCTGCTCACAGCCATCGTCAGCACGACGGTGTGGATGGCATTGAAAAGCGAACACCGTTTCAATATTTGGATCTACAGCCTGCTTGCAATCTCCACCCTCGTCCGCCTTGACATGGCACTGCCGTATCTTGTCATCCTTTCCGTTTTGTTCTTCACACAAAATGAAAACCGCAAACGACACCTTGTCTGGGGACTCGGCTTGCTCATCCTGTTCCTCGGCGCACAGACACTTGCCCGCTATTCCTATTACGGCGAATGGCTTCCGAATACCTATTATCTGAAAGTGGAAGGCTGGAACAATACGCTCAAAATCCTGCGCGGATTATACGCCCTGGTCCAGTTCGTTTATTTCTCGAATTGGGTGCTGATGTTCCTGCCGCTCACCCTCTTTCTCTTCCGCCGTGATTGGAAAGTGACGTTGCTCGCACTTATCCTGCTGGTGCAGATCGCCTACTCGGTATACGTCGGTGGAGATGCATGGGAACATCACGGCGGTGCAAACCGCTATATCGTCATTGCCATGCCATTGTTCTTCGCCGCGTTCAGTTGGTCGGTGGTGGAACTGCTCAAAAGGGCGGTGGTATTTTTAAACACAAAGGACACGAAGGGTCACGAAGGCTTTGTGTTTGAGGCTGGCCGGAGGGCAGTCTTCGTCATCGTATTCGCTTTTTCCCTCCTGAATTTCAATGCCCTGATCGGCGAATGGAAATCCATCGAACGTTGGAACCTGTCCCGCCGCCCCGATTATGTGGCCGGTAATGACCGCAACCTGCAAATCGCAATCTCGCTCGAACAAGTAACCAGGCCCGGCGCATCTGTCGCAGTCATTGGCGCAGGCACCATCCCATATCTTCTGCCAGACCATTACGCCATTGACATCCTCGGCAAGGCAGATCCTTACATCGCGCATCAGAACGTCCGCACGCCAATGGGCATCCCTGACATTCCGAACATGCGCCCCGGACACATGAAGTGGGATTACGCCCACACCTTTGGGGAACTCAAACCGGATGTGATCGTATCCATCTGGGCGGGGACAGGCGGGGAAGCCGCCCCCTACCTTGAAGAATATGTGTACGCAGCGATCGCCCCCGCAATAAAAGTTTATCTGCGCAGCGACTCATCGAACATCCTGTGGGATAAAATAAACCAATAAAATACGGCGGTCTGCCCGCCGTATTTTGCTTAATCCAGTTGCACCAAATGCCCCGCCTTTTGAGATTCATGCACCGCCATGATGACCTTCATCACTTGAATTCCATCTTCCAGCGTGCAGGAGGGTTCTGCTTTGCCGTTGACAACACCCACAAAATGCTTCGTCTGTTCCTGGAACATGACGTTACGCTCCCACGTCGCCGGAAGCGGATACACATCCCAATCTTTTTTCTCCGGTCGGTAGATTCGCGCTGCGCCGTCGGCTACATTCCACTTGATCGTGCCATTCGTACCGATGATGCGGAATTCATGCTCGGGCGGCTGTTGGTTGTAATCAAGATGCAGGCTGCCCAACGCGCCATCCTCAAAACGCAGACCGATCTTCGCGGTGTCGTCCGCAGTGACTTCGAGGTCGCTGAGTTTGTCAGTAAACCCCCACACGGCTTCAACCCTTTTACCAACGAGCCACGGCAGGTAATCCAGCGAGTGACATTGCGTTGCCACCACACCGCCGCCCATGTCCGCGCGTGCGGCGTACCCCTTGCGGTAATCCTCCCACGGATGCCATGCCGGCAGATATTCGCCGAAATGGACATGTGCCGACACCACACGCCCGATCTCCCCGTTTTCAACCAATTGTTTTGTCTTCACCATCCCGGGGTGAAAGCGGAATTGGAATGCAACCAGCACCCTCGACCCGCTCTTTTCAACAGCAGATTGCAGGATATCCAATCGCTCCATCGAGTGGGAGATGGGCTTCTCCAGCAAAATGGCGCAGCCCGCCTTGGCAGCGGGGATGGCGACATCCAAATGCAAGGAGGTCGGGTTTGAGATGATGACGGCATCGGGCTTGTGTTTTTTCAACGCCTCTGTCAGATCGGTTGCGACAGGGTAGCCCGCAAGTTCGTCATCGGGCAGGGTCGCCTTGTGCGTGCGGTAGAGGATGATGTCCGTTTCGCCGAGGGCGACCAAATTCCGCATGTGACGACGTCCCACGGATCCGAGTCCAGTAATTAGGTATTTCATTTTTCACCAGTACAAATCTTTTTCATAATTCCATTTGATCAACATTTCACCCGCAATTTCTTTAAAGATGTGCTTGTCTTTATCCGTGAACAAACGCTGCCAGTTGCCAGCCTGTCCTTTTGGGAGGAAGGATGCGATACCTTCGTTACGCTGCGCCTGCCACTGCTCATCGGGGTTGGATGACATTTCGGTTTGAATCTGCTTCTCAAGCGATGTATTTATTTTCTTCACACCTAAAAACTTCCACAGTTTTGTCATTTCTTCAAACGGAGTTTTGAGAAGGTCTTCGTAGCGAAGGGAATGATAATACTCACCATATAGTTGATTCGCTTCGGCATCGGTCTCAGTCAGGTCGTTGACCCAACGCGAGGCGATGTTGCGGATGAAGGTTTCGGTGAAGATCGAGCGGCGGCCGTCGCCGAAGGGAACAGGATCTGTTTTCAGGTCCGAAATGATGCGTTTGTCTTCGGCGGTCAGAAATTTGGATTCTTCGACAAAGTTGCGGAAGCGTTCCGAGATCAACACATCCCGCCCATCACGGACGATGTTGATGATCCTCGCATCGGGATATAACGCCTGCATGTCCCGCACGACCTGGCCATGGATCACGCTGGAGGGACTCTTGTCGCCGACGATGTGCTTGCCCTCGCGGGCGGCGTCTCGCTCCATGATGAAGTCGGCGGCGGCACGCAGGACGAGCGGCGAGAGGTCGCGCCCGTGATTCCAACGGTTGGATTTGCGCGTCAGCCACTCTTCGATCTCGGCGGAATCCACAAGAGCTTTCAACAGCGGTTTGCGCGTGAAGAAGTGCGCCTGATAATTGCAGTGGACTTCGGGATGCAGGCGCGCGAGGCGCATGAGCAGGGTCGTCCCCGAGCGGGCATGCCCGAGGATGAAGAACTTGTCGCGCGGGAAGAACTGCTTGATCTCCGCCACTTCTTCGGGCGCGATGGCAGGGATGGGATTGCGGTTTTTCTTTTTTATTTCGCCTTTAAGCAAAATACGGGCGGCAGACTTTAAGCGGGAAAGCATGAGGGGTTGGGTCTCCAGATTATTTCTTCCAGTTTAACATGAGAAG of Anaerolineales bacterium contains these proteins:
- a CDS encoding bifunctional sulfate adenylyltransferase/adenylylsulfate kinase is translated as MAKAKLIPPYGGKLVNLLLEGREREELLARAGQLPSIKITMRNLCDLELIASGGFSPLATFMGKADYDRVLKEMRLADGTLFPLPITLTADPAELPTVGEELALRSANFDLIAVMTLQEIYHWDAGTEAALAYGSTDSKHPMVSEIERWGKVCISGPMQVVNLPKYYDFVNLRHTPAQVRAMLEKMGHDNVVAFQTRNPLHRIHEELTKRAAAQVHGSLIIHPVVGMTKPGDVDHYTRVRTYKALVDNYYDKKNTMLSLLPLAMRMAGPKEALLHAIIRRNHGANHFVVGRDHAGPGNDSTGKPFYGPYEAQEIMKQYEAELGVKMIPFETLVYLPDEDRYVEEKDVPKGANVANISGTQVRDEYLTKGKLLPEWFTRPETAEILREMYPPRHKQGFGIWFTGLSGSGKSATTQVLTTLLLERGRETAVLDGDVVRTHLSKGLGFSKEDRDTNILRIGFVAGEITHAGGAVVCAAISPYRATRAEARKMVGENFIEVYMDTPVEVCEERDVKGLYAKARQAMQDGKPMGFTGVDDPYEPPIDPEITLKGFGSTPEDNARIIINYLEEQGFLLPQK
- a CDS encoding Gfo/Idh/MocA family oxidoreductase, producing MKYLITGLGSVGRRHMRNLVALGETDIILYRTHKATLPDDELAGYPVATDLTEALKKHKPDAVIISNPTSLHLDVAIPAAKAGCAILLEKPISHSMERLDILQSAVEKSGSRVLVAFQFRFHPGMVKTKQLVENGEIGRVVSAHVHFGEYLPAWHPWEDYRKGYAARADMGGGVVATQCHSLDYLPWLVGKRVEAVWGFTDKLSDLEVTADDTAKIGLRFEDGALGSLHLDYNQQPPEHEFRIIGTNGTIKWNVADGAARIYRPEKKDWDVYPLPATWERNVMFQEQTKHFVGVVNGKAEPSCTLEDGIQVMKVIMAVHESQKAGHLVQLD
- a CDS encoding sulfotransferase, encoding MLSRLKSAARILLKGEIKKKNRNPIPAIAPEEVAEIKQFFPRDKFFILGHARSGTTLLMRLARLHPEVHCNYQAHFFTRKPLLKALVDSAEIEEWLTRKSNRWNHGRDLSPLVLRAAADFIMERDAAREGKHIVGDKSPSSVIHGQVVRDMQALYPDARIINIVRDGRDVLISERFRNFVEESKFLTAEDKRIISDLKTDPVPFGDGRRSIFTETFIRNIASRWVNDLTETDAEANQLYGEYYHSLRYEDLLKTPFEEMTKLWKFLGVKKINTSLEKQIQTEMSSNPDEQWQAQRNEGIASFLPKGQAGNWQRLFTDKDKHIFKEIAGEMLIKWNYEKDLYW